A genome region from Blautia coccoides includes the following:
- a CDS encoding ABC transporter substrate-binding protein translates to MKKKLAVLLCAAMAVSSLAGCSSGVKEPKDTQEENKKEDSQDKTEGKEDSGKDVLTLEFFQQKSEEAAQVGYQNIIDKFNEQNPDIKIEMNTVPDAPTVLTSRVASGDIPVVFTDFPTQLQFHQKVANGYVQDLSEQEFLGNVEQSALDMTKQEDGKYYALPFSRNYMGVWYNMKIFEENNLEVPKTWEEFTGVCDALKEKGVTPLGLHGKDPGRVGHTFQCCTVAFDPKGVETIEKTVAGESSIEGDEGFKLVAEKMLTLLDYSNEDALALSDMQCYENFANGQYAMCITGSYARGTIMIANPDLKLGVFPLPNDTRETTNTLSGIDAAVCISAKASEEEKAGAYRFLEFLAQPENAQLFCDAEGAPSCITGVVHKDEGVQPMLELISDGQVHDWMASTIDNNVVTDLYNVTQGFWSEKNVDNYLKQMDESIAITSAE, encoded by the coding sequence ATGAAGAAGAAATTAGCGGTTTTATTGTGCGCAGCCATGGCAGTTTCCAGTCTGGCAGGCTGCAGCAGCGGTGTGAAAGAGCCAAAGGATACTCAGGAAGAAAATAAAAAAGAAGATTCACAGGATAAGACAGAAGGGAAAGAGGACAGCGGAAAAGATGTTTTGACACTGGAGTTTTTCCAGCAGAAATCAGAGGAAGCTGCCCAGGTAGGCTACCAGAATATTATTGACAAATTCAATGAGCAGAATCCGGATATCAAGATCGAGATGAATACGGTGCCTGACGCCCCCACTGTCCTTACATCACGTGTGGCATCCGGTGATATACCGGTGGTCTTTACAGATTTTCCCACACAGCTCCAGTTCCATCAGAAGGTGGCAAACGGCTATGTGCAGGATCTGTCTGAGCAGGAATTTTTGGGAAATGTGGAGCAGTCAGCTCTTGATATGACAAAACAGGAAGACGGAAAATACTATGCGCTTCCTTTCAGCCGCAATTATATGGGTGTATGGTATAACATGAAAATTTTTGAGGAGAACAATCTGGAGGTGCCCAAGACCTGGGAAGAATTTACCGGTGTATGTGATGCCCTGAAGGAAAAAGGAGTCACTCCTCTTGGTCTTCACGGAAAGGATCCGGGCCGTGTAGGACATACCTTCCAGTGCTGTACGGTTGCCTTTGATCCAAAGGGTGTGGAGACTATTGAGAAGACCGTTGCAGGAGAAAGCAGCATTGAAGGAGACGAAGGCTTTAAGCTGGTTGCAGAGAAAATGCTTACCCTGCTGGACTACAGCAATGAGGATGCTCTTGCCCTTTCCGACATGCAGTGTTATGAAAATTTTGCCAATGGGCAGTACGCAATGTGCATAACAGGCTCCTATGCCCGCGGTACGATCATGATCGCAAATCCTGATTTGAAACTGGGAGTTTTCCCTCTACCCAATGACACAAGAGAGACAACCAACACCTTATCCGGTATTGATGCGGCTGTCTGCATTTCAGCTAAGGCATCTGAGGAGGAAAAAGCAGGCGCTTACAGGTTCCTGGAATTTTTGGCACAGCCGGAAAACGCACAGCTTTTCTGTGACGCAGAGGGCGCGCCCTCCTGTATCACAGGCGTGGTCCACAAAGATGAAGGGGTACAGCCAATGCTGGAGCTTATTTCCGACGGGCAGGTACATGACTGGATGGCTTCCACCATTGACAACAATGTGGTGACTG
- a CDS encoding uroporphyrinogen decarboxylase family protein has protein sequence MNKAQRVKAVMKQEETDFVPAGFWFHYKPDFSVEEMIQEHLKLYEETDMDIIKIMQDYPYPVTGEIHCAEDWYHIGIRGTDSDELKKMTDVIRGIRQRAGDDVLIFQTMFGPFKAASIAFGDEVLMKYSKEAPEAVRAGIQNLADSLEAWAAAYLEAGADGIYYSAQFGEEGRFSKEEWEYLVRPFDLQILQVAENIEEKYNILHICGEPEYAFRTHVDWFYDYPADLANWSVKDNGYSLEKGREHFSCAILGGLNNKGNILHGPKEEIRKEVHEVLECFGTRGIMIGADCTIQGEGIRLDHIREAVEAAHTYKKGEE, from the coding sequence ATGAACAAGGCACAGCGTGTAAAAGCAGTTATGAAACAGGAGGAAACAGACTTCGTACCAGCAGGTTTCTGGTTCCACTATAAACCTGACTTTTCAGTGGAGGAGATGATCCAGGAGCATTTAAAGCTCTATGAGGAAACCGATATGGATATCATAAAAATCATGCAGGACTATCCATATCCGGTTACAGGTGAAATACACTGCGCTGAGGACTGGTATCACATTGGCATCAGGGGAACAGACAGTGATGAACTGAAAAAGATGACAGATGTTATCCGGGGCATAAGACAGAGGGCAGGTGATGATGTACTGATCTTCCAGACAATGTTCGGGCCTTTCAAAGCGGCTTCCATCGCATTTGGAGATGAGGTTCTCATGAAGTACAGCAAGGAGGCACCGGAGGCAGTCAGGGCAGGTATTCAGAATCTGGCAGACTCTCTTGAGGCTTGGGCGGCAGCTTATCTGGAAGCCGGTGCGGACGGTATCTATTACTCTGCGCAGTTCGGAGAAGAAGGGAGATTTTCTAAAGAAGAGTGGGAATATCTGGTGCGCCCCTTTGATCTTCAGATTTTACAGGTAGCTGAGAACATAGAGGAAAAATATAATATCCTTCACATCTGCGGGGAACCTGAATATGCGTTCCGTACACATGTAGATTGGTTTTATGACTATCCCGCAGACCTGGCAAACTGGTCGGTCAAGGACAATGGCTATAGCCTGGAAAAGGGAAGAGAGCATTTTTCCTGCGCCATTCTCGGCGGTCTGAACAACAAGGGAAATATTCTGCATGGACCAAAAGAAGAGATACGAAAAGAGGTACACGAAGTGCTGGAATGTTTTGGTACCAGAGGGATCATGATCGGAGCAGACTGCACCATACAGGGTGAGGGAATCCGCCTTGATCACATCCGGGAGGCAGTTGAAGCAGCACATACATACAAAAAAGGAGAAGAATGA